In Pseudomonas asiatica, the following are encoded in one genomic region:
- a CDS encoding ATP-dependent DNA helicase, with protein sequence MSYSVAVRALCEFSAKVGDLDLRFTPSPTAQEGIEGHRRVVARRAAGYESEITLEGQFETLKVRGRADGYDPTCNRLEEIKTHRGDLSRQPANHRQLHWAQAKVYGWLMCQARQLPDIEVALVYLDVDSDGQTLISEHCTAAELQAFFETQCQRFLAWAQGQEQRLAERNQGLQALGFPYPAFRQGQRQLAETLYKAVSTGRCLMAQASTGIGKTLGTLFPLLKAMVPQQLDKLFFLTAKTPGRALALDAMRQITDATPQPALRTLELIARDKACEHPDKACHGESCPLAAGFYDRLPAARAAAAALPMLDRAQLREVALAHQVCPYYLGQEMARWVDVLVADYNYYFDAHALLFGLTQANQWRVAVLVDEAHNLVERGRGMYSASLDQGQLQALRQSKPPGLVSALDRLNRQWNALYKEQRAPYQASESLPDALLRALQQCIGLIQEQMNQTPAQMDPQVLQFFYQALQFSRVAELFDEHFLFDISQRQGPRKRRLATLCLRNVTPARLLGPRMQAARCVTLFSATLSPRHFYSDLLGMPADTAWLEVAAPFRAEQLEVRIASQVSTRYQQRQASLAPIVELIARQYERMPGNYLAFFSSFEYLQQVAGLLAERHAQIPMWAQEPGMDEAARQGFLERFVADGRGVGFAVLGGAFGEGVDLPGTRLIGAFVATLGLPQVNPVNEQFKQRLGRQFGAGFDYAYLYPGVRKVIQAAGRVIRGDQDRGVLVLIDERFAEPRVQQMFPGWWPAPGG encoded by the coding sequence TTGAGCTATAGCGTGGCGGTACGGGCCTTGTGCGAGTTCAGCGCCAAGGTCGGCGACCTGGACCTGCGCTTCACCCCATCACCCACCGCTCAGGAGGGGATCGAGGGGCACCGTCGGGTGGTGGCGCGACGCGCTGCGGGCTATGAGTCGGAAATTACCCTCGAAGGCCAGTTCGAAACCCTGAAAGTGCGTGGCCGCGCCGACGGTTACGACCCCACCTGCAACCGCCTGGAAGAGATCAAGACCCACCGTGGCGACCTGTCGCGCCAGCCGGCCAACCATCGCCAGTTGCACTGGGCGCAGGCCAAGGTCTATGGCTGGTTGATGTGCCAGGCACGGCAACTGCCGGACATCGAGGTGGCGCTGGTGTACCTGGACGTGGACAGCGATGGCCAGACGCTGATCAGTGAACACTGCACGGCAGCCGAACTGCAGGCCTTCTTCGAAACCCAGTGCCAACGCTTTCTGGCTTGGGCACAAGGGCAGGAGCAGCGCCTGGCCGAGCGTAACCAGGGCCTGCAAGCGCTGGGCTTTCCCTATCCGGCGTTCCGCCAGGGCCAGCGACAACTGGCAGAAACCCTGTACAAGGCGGTCAGTACCGGCCGTTGCCTGATGGCCCAGGCCAGTACCGGAATTGGCAAGACCCTCGGTACCTTGTTCCCCCTGCTCAAGGCCATGGTGCCGCAGCAACTGGACAAGCTGTTCTTTCTCACGGCCAAGACCCCGGGCCGGGCCCTGGCCCTGGATGCCATGCGCCAGATCACCGATGCCACGCCGCAGCCGGCCTTGCGCACGCTGGAGCTGATCGCCCGCGACAAAGCCTGCGAGCACCCCGACAAGGCCTGCCATGGCGAATCCTGCCCCTTGGCCGCAGGCTTCTACGACCGCCTGCCGGCCGCGCGCGCTGCGGCGGCAGCGTTGCCCATGCTTGACCGCGCCCAGCTGCGCGAAGTGGCCTTGGCGCACCAGGTGTGCCCGTATTACCTGGGCCAGGAGATGGCGCGCTGGGTAGACGTGCTGGTAGCGGATTACAACTACTACTTCGATGCCCATGCCTTGTTGTTTGGCCTGACCCAGGCCAACCAGTGGCGGGTCGCGGTGTTGGTGGACGAGGCGCACAACCTGGTCGAGCGCGGCCGCGGCATGTACAGCGCCAGCCTCGACCAGGGGCAGTTGCAGGCCCTGCGCCAGAGCAAACCGCCCGGGCTGGTCAGTGCGCTGGACCGGCTGAATCGGCAGTGGAACGCCCTCTACAAGGAGCAGCGCGCGCCGTACCAGGCCAGCGAGTCGCTGCCGGACGCTTTGCTGCGCGCCCTGCAGCAATGCATCGGGCTGATCCAGGAACAAATGAACCAGACGCCTGCGCAAATGGACCCGCAGGTGCTGCAGTTCTTCTACCAGGCGTTGCAGTTCAGCCGGGTTGCCGAGCTGTTCGACGAGCACTTCCTGTTCGACATCAGCCAGCGCCAGGGGCCACGCAAGCGGCGGCTGGCCACCCTGTGCCTGCGCAATGTCACCCCGGCGCGCCTGTTGGGCCCACGCATGCAGGCGGCGCGCTGCGTGACGCTGTTCTCCGCAACCCTGAGCCCACGGCATTTCTACAGCGACCTGCTGGGTATGCCGGCCGATACCGCCTGGCTGGAAGTGGCCGCGCCGTTTCGCGCCGAACAGCTGGAAGTGCGCATCGCCAGCCAGGTATCCACCCGCTACCAGCAACGCCAGGCTTCGCTGGCGCCGATCGTCGAGCTGATTGCCCGGCAGTACGAGCGCATGCCGGGCAACTACCTGGCGTTCTTCAGCAGTTTCGAGTACCTGCAACAGGTGGCCGGGCTGCTGGCCGAGCGACATGCCCAGATACCCATGTGGGCCCAGGAACCAGGCATGGACGAGGCGGCCCGGCAGGGCTTTCTCGAGCGTTTTGTGGCGGATGGCCGCGGGGTGGGCTTTGCGGTGCTGGGCGGTGCATTCGGGGAAGGGGTGGATTTGCCGGGTACCCGGCTGATCGGCGCGTTTGTCGCCACCCTCGGGCTACCCCAGGTCAACCCGGTCAACGAGCAGTTCAAGCAGCGCCTGGGGCGGCAGTTTGGTGCGGGGTTCGATTACGCCTATCTCTACCCGGGCGTGCGCAAGGTTATCCAGGCGGCAGGCCGGGTCATCCGGGGCGACCAGGACCGTGGCGTTCTGGTCTTGATCGACGAGCGCTTCGCCGAACCCCGGGTGCAGCAGATGTTCCCGGGGTGGTGGCCGGCGCCGGGAGGTTAA
- a CDS encoding NnrS family protein — protein MLVQPIDSRPRQAVWGLGFRPFFLGGSLFALLALLLWGGVLAGALEPTPPGGMLAWHRHEMLYGFAAAIIAGFLLTAVQNWSGIPGLNGRALQGLFLLWLLGRVSWFLPLPDSLLVVIEGSFLPLVALALARPIVQRRLRNNYPIVGLVLLIAACQWLTLVGWLRQDELWQRRGLFAGLWLVATMMTVLGGRVIPFFTRRGLGNMAPAPARPWLDRACLLLSVAVPLAFAAGLADTPRIDLAVLFGALFALHTARLALWHDRGLWRVPLLWSLHLAYAWIAIACLGMALWHAGVALSPSLVTHALTVGAMSGLILAMMARVSLGHTGRPLQVPTSIAWAFALIQLATLARVVLPLLTPLGVSLSVMCWSLALLLFLRHYLPILLQPRADGMPG, from the coding sequence ATGCTTGTGCAGCCGATCGATTCACGCCCACGCCAGGCCGTCTGGGGCCTGGGTTTCCGCCCATTCTTCCTGGGTGGCAGTTTGTTTGCGCTGCTCGCCTTGCTGTTGTGGGGCGGCGTACTGGCCGGTGCGCTGGAGCCCACGCCCCCCGGCGGCATGCTCGCCTGGCACCGCCACGAAATGCTCTATGGCTTTGCTGCTGCCATCATCGCGGGTTTCCTGCTGACCGCCGTGCAGAACTGGAGCGGCATCCCAGGCTTGAACGGGCGCGCGCTACAGGGTTTGTTCCTGCTTTGGCTGCTGGGCCGGGTGAGCTGGTTCCTGCCACTACCGGACAGCTTGCTGGTAGTGATCGAGGGCAGCTTCCTGCCGCTGGTGGCACTAGCCCTGGCACGGCCGATCGTGCAACGGCGCTTGCGTAACAACTACCCGATCGTCGGCCTGGTGCTGTTGATCGCCGCCTGCCAGTGGCTGACCCTGGTCGGCTGGCTGCGCCAGGACGAACTGTGGCAGCGCCGCGGGCTGTTTGCCGGGTTGTGGTTGGTGGCCACGATGATGACCGTGCTTGGCGGGCGGGTGATCCCGTTCTTCACCCGGCGCGGCCTGGGCAACATGGCACCGGCCCCTGCCCGCCCTTGGCTGGACCGCGCCTGCCTGCTACTGAGCGTGGCGGTACCGCTGGCCTTTGCCGCGGGTTTGGCCGATACGCCGCGTATCGACCTGGCCGTGCTGTTCGGCGCCTTGTTCGCTCTGCATACGGCCCGCCTGGCCTTGTGGCATGACCGCGGCCTGTGGCGTGTGCCCCTGCTGTGGTCGCTGCATCTGGCCTATGCCTGGATCGCCATTGCCTGCCTGGGCATGGCGCTGTGGCATGCCGGGGTGGCGCTGAGCCCGAGCCTGGTGACTCACGCCCTGACCGTGGGAGCCATGAGCGGCCTGATCCTGGCGATGATGGCACGGGTCAGCCTGGGCCACACCGGCAGGCCGCTGCAGGTGCCGACCAGCATTGCCTGGGCCTTTGCCTTGATCCAACTGGCGACGCTGGCGCGGGTGGTGCTGCCGCTTTTAACGCCGCTGGGGGTGAGCCTTTCAGTAATGTGCTGGAGCCTGGCGCTGCTGCTGTTCCTGCGCCACTACCTGCCCATCCTGCTGCAGCCACGGGCTGACGGTATGCCGGGCTAG
- a CDS encoding VRR-NUC domain-containing protein, which translates to MIAHSVDDPFYYLHNFRQVLLWVEQRYEDLLDDQELAFIHTFSQLDAPAQALMVRMVMRKGELFRSDRLDYAEIGDTGQALQPLLALGWVREPAQLELEQLFALLRKDELARCFAPQLSRPRAAKHDLLAQLQPLGLQGRSLAEWFPDSGMRILHWCLQPLCDRMRLLFFGNLYQDWSDFVLADLGLLRYEQVPFSPDSRALQQRAEVDLAMALHRCAERLEQGDDPLSILAAMQDLHSDNPWLARRHARLQFALGQQCERLGDWAQAMAVYTQCSHAQARIRQVRVLERSEQWHQAHALALQLAAAPANALEVQALERMLPRLARKLGGPPQRRQRVAPLELIELELPREQAALGVEEAVRQYLAEAGGPVHYVENTLFNSLFGLLCWEAIFAPVPGAFFNPFQAAPQDLHDGDFQQRRSALFDRCLGRLDDGSHHSAILDCYTAKQGLQSPFVFWSVLSEELLEQALACLPAVHLKQCFLRLLQDIRNNRAGMPDLIQFWPEQGRYRMVEVKGPGDRLQDNQLRWLEFCRAHGLPVAVCHVRWSETP; encoded by the coding sequence GTGATCGCCCATTCCGTCGACGACCCGTTCTACTACCTGCACAATTTCCGCCAGGTGCTGCTGTGGGTAGAACAGCGCTACGAAGACCTGCTCGACGATCAGGAACTCGCTTTCATTCACACCTTCAGCCAACTGGACGCCCCGGCGCAGGCCCTGATGGTGCGCATGGTCATGCGCAAGGGCGAGCTGTTTCGCAGCGACCGCCTCGACTATGCCGAAATCGGCGATACCGGGCAGGCCCTGCAACCGTTGCTGGCCCTCGGCTGGGTACGGGAGCCCGCGCAACTGGAACTGGAGCAACTGTTCGCCCTGTTGCGCAAGGACGAACTTGCCCGTTGTTTTGCCCCGCAGCTGAGCCGCCCTCGCGCCGCCAAGCATGACCTGCTTGCACAACTACAACCCTTGGGCCTGCAAGGCCGGTCACTGGCCGAGTGGTTCCCGGACAGTGGCATGCGCATCCTCCATTGGTGCCTGCAACCCTTGTGCGACCGCATGCGCCTGCTGTTCTTCGGCAACCTGTACCAGGACTGGTCGGACTTCGTTCTCGCCGACCTTGGCTTGTTGCGCTACGAACAGGTGCCGTTCAGCCCCGATTCGCGTGCCCTTCAACAACGTGCCGAAGTCGACCTGGCCATGGCATTGCACCGTTGCGCCGAGCGCCTTGAGCAAGGCGACGACCCGCTGTCGATCCTGGCAGCCATGCAGGACCTGCACAGCGACAACCCATGGCTGGCCCGGCGCCATGCGCGCCTGCAATTCGCCTTGGGCCAGCAATGCGAGCGTCTGGGCGACTGGGCGCAGGCCATGGCTGTGTACACGCAGTGCAGCCACGCCCAGGCGCGCATCCGCCAGGTGCGGGTGCTGGAGCGCAGCGAGCAGTGGCACCAAGCCCATGCGCTGGCGCTGCAACTGGCCGCGGCACCGGCCAACGCCCTGGAAGTGCAGGCGCTGGAACGCATGTTGCCACGCCTGGCACGCAAGCTCGGTGGCCCGCCACAGCGGCGCCAGCGTGTCGCGCCGCTGGAACTGATCGAGCTGGAGCTGCCCCGGGAACAGGCAGCGCTGGGCGTGGAGGAGGCGGTACGCCAGTACCTGGCCGAAGCCGGTGGGCCGGTGCATTACGTGGAGAACACGCTGTTCAACAGCCTGTTCGGCCTGCTGTGCTGGGAGGCGATCTTCGCCCCGGTGCCTGGCGCCTTCTTCAACCCATTCCAGGCCGCCCCGCAGGACCTGCACGACGGTGATTTCCAGCAACGCCGCAGTGCTCTGTTCGACCGTTGCCTGGGGCGACTCGACGATGGCAGCCATCACAGCGCGATTCTCGACTGCTACACCGCCAAGCAAGGCCTGCAGTCGCCGTTCGTGTTCTGGTCCGTGCTCAGCGAAGAGTTGCTTGAGCAAGCCCTGGCCTGCCTGCCGGCGGTCCATTTGAAACAGTGCTTCCTGCGCCTGCTGCAGGACATCCGCAACAACCGCGCCGGCATGCCCGACCTGATCCAGTTCTGGCCCGAGCAAGGCCGCTACCGCATGGTCGAGGTCAAGGGCCCTGGCGACCGCCTGCAGGACAACCAGTTGCGCTGGCTGGAGTTCTGCCGGGCGCACGGTTTGCCTGTCGCGGTGTGCCATGTACGCTGGAGCGAAACGCCTTGA